In Streptomyces sp. NBC_01381, a genomic segment contains:
- a CDS encoding uridine kinase: protein MTAHATPLSHVADALRRLPPSCGPVRLVGVDGHAGSGKSTFALRLADALDDAPVVRLDDIASHDELFGWTERLRRQVIVPLSRGERARYETYDWHARRFGPETRTLPPAPVVILEGVGAGRRALRPFLARLLWMELPREEAWERGRHRDGAEQSDFWDGWEPAERRHFSEDPSRPFAHSLVRQCREGYEVLAGPDETAVQSQIVTHGEGPSAVR, encoded by the coding sequence ATGACCGCACACGCCACACCCCTGTCCCACGTCGCCGACGCCCTGCGGCGCCTGCCGCCCTCCTGCGGCCCCGTCCGCCTCGTCGGCGTCGACGGACACGCGGGCTCCGGCAAGTCGACCTTCGCCCTGCGCCTGGCCGATGCCCTTGACGACGCCCCCGTGGTGCGCCTGGACGACATCGCGAGCCACGACGAGCTCTTCGGGTGGACGGAGCGGCTGCGGCGGCAGGTGATCGTGCCGCTCTCGCGCGGTGAGCGCGCGCGCTACGAGACGTACGACTGGCACGCGCGACGCTTCGGCCCCGAGACCCGCACCCTGCCGCCCGCGCCCGTGGTCATCCTCGAAGGTGTCGGCGCGGGCCGCCGAGCGCTGCGCCCGTTCCTCGCGCGGCTCCTGTGGATGGAGCTGCCCCGGGAAGAGGCGTGGGAGCGGGGGCGCCACCGTGACGGGGCGGAGCAGAGTGACTTCTGGGACGGGTGGGAACCAGCGGAGCGCCGGCACTTCTCCGAAGACCCCTCAAGGCCCTTCGCGCACTCTTTGGTACGACAGTGTCGCGAGGGATATGAGGTGCTCGCGGGGCCTGATGAGACCGCAGTGCAGAGCCAAATCGTCACGCACGGTGAAGGGCCGTCCGCGGTGCGCTGA
- a CDS encoding peptidase C39 family protein gives MDRADDMSRRTVLAAAAALAAVTAGTGTALAAGGRAAAPRAQRPVSNRFWTSYADWSAGTAKGTRAVAGARPAVEIAKAAGRTDYADPHTGTTATWEYAQWTSPVHRPTVPATEVVASWNARTPAGTWLQVELQGTYSDGKKTPWYVLGRWTSGDDDKKDIRRTSVDDQSDGKSSIWTDTFSIDDTTTGLRLASYRLRLTLYRKPGATVTPTVWRLGAMASAVPDRFTVPASKPGPAKELSVPRYSQEIHAGQYPEYDNGGEAWCSPTSSQMIIEFWGRKPTADDLAWVDPSYADPQVCHAARHTFDYQYAGCGNWPFNAAYASTYKDLQGVVTRLDSLTELESLIAAGIPAITSQSFIKEELTGAGYGTAGHLMTVIGFTADGDVIANDPASPTNPAVRRVYKRREWENIWLRTKRYNASGKVVSGTGGVCYLYFPAKLSAAQKSALAAVGIR, from the coding sequence ATGGACCGAGCTGATGACATGTCCCGCAGAACCGTCCTCGCCGCGGCCGCCGCACTGGCCGCCGTCACCGCAGGCACCGGCACCGCGCTGGCCGCGGGCGGCCGGGCGGCGGCTCCGCGGGCGCAGCGGCCTGTGAGCAACCGCTTCTGGACGTCGTACGCGGACTGGAGCGCCGGCACCGCGAAGGGCACCCGCGCCGTTGCCGGGGCCCGTCCCGCCGTGGAGATCGCCAAGGCCGCGGGCCGCACCGACTACGCCGATCCGCACACCGGCACGACTGCCACCTGGGAGTACGCCCAGTGGACATCGCCGGTGCACCGTCCCACCGTCCCCGCCACGGAGGTCGTCGCCTCCTGGAACGCCCGTACGCCCGCCGGCACCTGGCTCCAGGTGGAGCTGCAGGGAACGTACTCGGACGGGAAGAAGACCCCCTGGTACGTCCTGGGGCGCTGGACCTCGGGTGACGACGACAAGAAGGACATCCGCCGCACCTCGGTCGACGACCAGAGCGACGGCAAGTCCAGCATCTGGACGGACACCTTCTCCATCGACGACACGACGACGGGCCTGCGCCTCGCCTCCTACCGCCTGCGCCTGACGCTGTACCGCAAGCCGGGCGCCACGGTGACGCCCACCGTGTGGCGGCTCGGCGCGATGGCGTCCGCAGTGCCCGACCGCTTCACGGTGCCGGCGTCGAAGCCGGGCCCGGCCAAGGAGCTGTCGGTCCCGCGCTACTCGCAGGAGATCCACGCCGGGCAGTACCCGGAGTACGACAACGGCGGCGAGGCCTGGTGCAGCCCCACCTCCTCGCAGATGATCATAGAGTTCTGGGGCCGCAAGCCGACCGCGGACGATCTCGCCTGGGTCGACCCCTCCTACGCCGACCCGCAGGTGTGCCACGCGGCCCGCCACACCTTCGACTACCAGTACGCGGGCTGCGGCAACTGGCCCTTCAACGCGGCCTACGCGTCGACGTACAAGGACCTCCAGGGCGTCGTCACCCGCCTCGACTCGCTCACCGAACTGGAGTCGCTGATCGCCGCGGGCATCCCGGCCATAACGTCCCAGTCGTTCATCAAGGAGGAGCTGACCGGCGCCGGTTACGGCACGGCGGGTCACCTCATGACGGTGATCGGCTTCACGGCGGACGGCGACGTGATCGCCAACGACCCGGCGTCACCGACCAATCCGGCGGTGCGCCGCGTCTACAAGAGGCGCGAGTGGGAGAACATCTGGCTCAGGACCAAGCGCTACAACGCGTCCGGCAAGGTCGTCTCCGGCACCGGAGGCGTCTGCTATCTGTACTTCCCGGCGAAGCTCTCCGCCGCCCAGAAGTCGGCGCTGGCGGCCGTGGGCATCCGCTGA
- a CDS encoding M1 family metallopeptidase translates to MSTYRTPSRRARLALVAAVTVTAALTGTVSQAAPSAPPAPSPGAPGLGDPMFPLDGNGGYRVDRYTLDFDWQAPKTPFEATATIKATATQSLSRFNLDFGGNTLHGVKVNGSTAGTSRDGDELTVTPKSPIAKGSSFTAKVTYTADPTQTRHRDDAIEDYGWIPTADGTVVYPQPNGARLIFPANDHPSQRAPITFRITTPKDLTAVANGRLVDRTERPGDRVRWTYDSEQPLSTQLVQMAVGKFKLIDSKGPGGLPLRDVVPDALVEPTAEYRKLTPDHLTWLQERLGPYPFNRYGLLVGDTDLAVALETQTLSLIPKADLLGTKVDAERNMVHELTHQWFGDSVALASWSDLWVSEGHARFYERMYSEEHGGDSFEAAMKTAYQAHDQWRRDFGAPAEPTEPNLFKRMRYDGSALVLYALREQVGDATFQKIERAWISTYRGKTASTQQYIDLASKVAGEDLEGFLRPWLYGSKTPPMPGHPDWVVDPAK, encoded by the coding sequence ATGAGCACGTACCGGACGCCCAGCCGCAGAGCACGGCTCGCCCTCGTGGCGGCCGTCACCGTGACGGCCGCCCTCACAGGAACGGTCTCGCAGGCCGCGCCGTCCGCACCGCCCGCCCCGTCACCCGGAGCGCCGGGCCTGGGCGACCCGATGTTCCCGCTGGACGGCAACGGCGGATACCGGGTCGACCGCTACACCCTCGACTTCGACTGGCAGGCCCCGAAGACGCCGTTCGAGGCGACGGCGACGATCAAGGCCACCGCCACGCAGTCGCTGTCCCGCTTCAACCTGGACTTCGGCGGCAACACCCTGCACGGCGTCAAGGTCAACGGCTCGACGGCGGGCACGTCCCGCGACGGCGACGAGCTGACCGTCACGCCCAAGTCCCCGATAGCCAAGGGCAGTTCGTTCACCGCGAAGGTCACGTACACCGCCGACCCGACCCAGACGCGGCACCGCGACGATGCCATCGAGGACTACGGCTGGATACCCACGGCCGACGGCACGGTGGTCTATCCGCAGCCGAACGGGGCCCGGCTGATCTTCCCGGCGAACGACCACCCCAGCCAGCGGGCGCCGATCACCTTCCGCATCACCACGCCGAAGGACCTGACTGCGGTCGCCAACGGCAGGCTGGTCGACCGCACCGAGCGCCCCGGTGACCGGGTGCGCTGGACGTACGACTCCGAGCAGCCGCTGTCCACGCAGCTCGTCCAGATGGCGGTCGGCAAGTTCAAGCTGATCGACTCCAAGGGTCCCGGCGGCCTTCCGCTGCGGGACGTCGTCCCCGACGCCCTGGTCGAGCCGACGGCGGAGTACCGCAAGCTCACCCCGGATCATCTGACGTGGCTTCAGGAGAGGCTGGGCCCCTACCCGTTCAACCGGTACGGCCTCCTGGTCGGCGACACGGACCTGGCGGTTGCCCTGGAGACCCAGACGCTCTCCCTGATCCCGAAGGCCGACCTCCTCGGCACGAAGGTCGACGCCGAGCGGAACATGGTGCACGAGCTGACCCACCAGTGGTTCGGCGACAGCGTCGCCCTGGCGAGCTGGTCCGACCTGTGGGTGAGCGAGGGCCATGCCCGCTTCTACGAACGGATGTACTCCGAAGAGCACGGCGGCGACAGCTTCGAGGCCGCGATGAAGACCGCGTACCAGGCCCATGACCAGTGGCGCCGCGACTTCGGCGCCCCCGCAGAGCCGACCGAGCCGAACCTCTTCAAGCGCATGCGCTACGACGGCTCGGCCCTGGTCCTGTACGCGCTGCGCGAGCAGGTCGGCGACGCGACGTTCCAGAAGATCGAGCGGGCGTGGATCAGCACCTACCGGGGGAAGACGGCGAGCACACAGCAGTACATCGACCTGGCGTCGAAGGTCGCGGGCGAGGACCTCGAAGGCTTCCTGCGGCCCTGGCTCTACGGCTCGAAGACACCGCCGATGCCGGGGCACCCGGACTGGGTGGTGGATCCGGCGAAGTGA
- a CDS encoding SCO1431 family membrane protein, giving the protein MTASTATATAPRAVTRTGGPKEDGPKILEHVLGWTLVVVLAMLVTQTGLM; this is encoded by the coding sequence ATGACTGCGAGCACAGCCACCGCCACCGCGCCCCGTGCGGTCACCCGCACCGGCGGCCCCAAGGAAGACGGCCCGAAGATCCTCGAGCATGTGCTCGGCTGGACCCTTGTCGTCGTCCTCGCGATGCTGGTCACGCAGACCGGGCTGATGTGA
- a CDS encoding DUF6114 domain-containing protein has product MREPRRVLRRWRRTRPFWGGLLLVLGGAELLLVPLSPLTVLVSLGLGGLAAIGIGLALITAGIFLWLLPHAHHYVSVNALILSVLSFAATNLGGFLVGMVLGIAGSAMGFGWTPVPEGDEESPEVPKVRDGQGTRTLAVLLPVLILAGIMNGSPAKAAPGEAIVAPSTPPTVTTTLFAPQGFTLAGVREIPTAEGPLKVMVLRMKAASLTDYRLKTRDGSRELALGADTLDLSGSVTLYLTKFKGCLEGLLCLTFTPDKLPVPPVVPPFVFMTDVSAEQALVTSDLIVTDGLTLRASP; this is encoded by the coding sequence CTGCGGGAGCCGCGCCGGGTGCTGCGCCGATGGCGGCGGACCCGCCCCTTCTGGGGCGGTCTGCTGCTGGTCCTGGGCGGCGCCGAGCTGCTGCTCGTGCCGCTGTCGCCGCTGACCGTCCTGGTCAGCCTGGGGCTCGGCGGGCTCGCCGCGATCGGCATCGGGCTCGCGCTGATCACCGCGGGGATCTTCCTGTGGCTGCTTCCGCACGCCCACCACTATGTGAGCGTCAACGCCCTGATCCTGTCGGTGCTTTCGTTCGCGGCCACCAACCTCGGCGGGTTCCTGGTGGGCATGGTGCTCGGCATCGCGGGCAGCGCCATGGGCTTCGGCTGGACGCCGGTCCCGGAGGGGGACGAGGAGTCGCCCGAGGTGCCGAAGGTGCGGGACGGGCAGGGCACGCGGACGCTCGCCGTGCTCCTTCCCGTGCTGATCCTCGCCGGGATCATGAACGGGAGCCCGGCCAAGGCGGCTCCCGGGGAGGCGATCGTGGCGCCGAGCACGCCGCCGACCGTCACCACCACCCTCTTCGCACCGCAGGGCTTCACCCTGGCCGGCGTACGCGAGATCCCCACGGCCGAGGGCCCGTTGAAGGTCATGGTGCTGCGGATGAAGGCCGCGTCGCTCACCGACTACCGCCTGAAGACCCGCGACGGGAGCCGTGAACTCGCCCTGGGCGCCGACACCTTGGACCTCAGCGGCTCGGTCACGCTCTATCTGACCAAGTTCAAGGGCTGTTTGGAGGGGCTGCTCTGTCTGACCTTCACGCCCGACAAGCTGCCGGTGCCGCCCGTCGTGCCGCCGTTCGTCTTCATGACGGACGTGAGCGCCGAACAGGCCCTGGTCACATCGGACTTGATCGTCACGGACGGGCTCACCCTGCGGGCGAGCCCATGA
- a CDS encoding DUF6230 family protein — MGAARSAVREGRTSWKKTAVVALPAVLAVGAMASVMAEGALAASFAVSGTSFQVSSGKLTSQGLSSYVQTDRDIDGKGHPVALLGIGDATLSDICQAAEVKTPVGTVVFKLTAGGEAGQVTASNLVIDGEDLEGDARFGTAQIGRDASTLDEVPGVKGEKGKFGLQAGDITVSGVKSHAWSATGGNFRLKGMKLDVSVGGKKCF, encoded by the coding sequence GTGGGCGCAGCACGCAGCGCGGTACGCGAAGGCAGAACTTCCTGGAAGAAGACGGCCGTTGTGGCCCTGCCGGCCGTCCTGGCCGTCGGCGCGATGGCCTCTGTGATGGCCGAGGGCGCGCTCGCCGCGTCCTTCGCCGTCTCGGGCACCAGCTTCCAGGTGTCGTCGGGGAAACTCACCAGCCAGGGCCTTTCCTCCTACGTACAGACCGACCGGGACATCGACGGCAAGGGGCACCCGGTGGCGCTCCTCGGGATCGGTGACGCGACGCTGTCCGACATCTGCCAGGCCGCCGAGGTCAAGACCCCGGTGGGCACGGTGGTGTTCAAGCTGACCGCGGGCGGCGAGGCCGGCCAGGTCACGGCGAGCAACCTCGTGATCGACGGCGAGGATCTGGAGGGCGACGCCCGCTTCGGCACGGCCCAGATCGGCCGGGACGCCTCCACGCTCGACGAAGTGCCCGGGGTCAAGGGCGAGAAGGGGAAGTTCGGCCTGCAGGCCGGCGACATCACCGTGTCCGGCGTGAAGTCGCACGCCTGGTCGGCGACCGGCGGGAACTTCCGGCTCAAGGGCATGAAGCTCGACGTCAGCGTCGGCGGCAAGAAGTGCTTCTGA
- a CDS encoding TetR/AcrR family transcriptional regulator: MARRAELITIGRKLFADTSYDALSMDDIAKQAGVAKGLIYYYFKSKRGYYLAIIEDSVADLVARAGRHDDLPPVERVQRTIDGYLRYAEHHQAAYRTIISGGVGFDAEVHAIRDGVREALIGTIAEGAYGRSDIPRLARTALLGWLCSAEGITLDWIGHRELARETVCDLLVRTLGDTLRVIEDFEPSFPAPARP; this comes from the coding sequence GTGGCGCGCCGCGCCGAACTCATCACCATCGGCCGGAAGTTGTTTGCCGACACGTCCTACGACGCGCTGTCGATGGACGACATCGCGAAGCAGGCGGGCGTCGCCAAAGGGCTGATCTACTACTACTTCAAGTCCAAGCGCGGGTACTACCTCGCGATCATCGAGGACTCCGTCGCCGACCTGGTCGCCCGCGCCGGACGCCACGACGACCTGCCGCCCGTCGAGCGGGTGCAGCGCACCATCGACGGCTATCTGCGCTACGCCGAGCACCACCAGGCCGCCTACCGCACCATCATCAGCGGCGGCGTCGGCTTCGACGCCGAGGTGCACGCCATACGGGACGGTGTGCGCGAGGCGCTGATCGGCACGATCGCCGAAGGGGCGTACGGCCGCAGCGACATCCCGCGGCTCGCGCGCACCGCGCTGCTCGGCTGGCTGTGCAGCGCCGAGGGCATCACGCTCGACTGGATCGGCCACCGGGAGCTGGCCCGCGAGACGGTCTGCGACCTGCTCGTCCGCACCCTCGGTGACACACTGCGCGTCATCGAGGACTTCGAGCCGTCGTTTCCGGCCCCGGCGCGGCCATGA
- a CDS encoding glycoside hydrolase family 18 protein — protein MLRPHTPRARFKALLATACCAALGAGLLAGAGSAAAGQGKDSATKATKATKAAAGSKVVGYFTEWGVYDRNYHVKNVKTSGSAAKLTHINYAFGNVQGGKCAMGDAYAATDKAYTADQSVDGVADTWDQELRGNFNQLRKLKKENPNLKVLWSFGGWTWSGGFTEAAKNPEAFAQSCYDLVENSKWADVFDGIDIDWEYPNACGLTCDTSGREAYKNLMSAVRSKFGSGNLVTAAIPADASDGGKIDAADYAGAAQYVDWYNPMTYDFFGAWDAQGPTAPHSPLTSYGGIPKESYNSDATIKKLKALGVPSEKLLLGIGFYGRGWTGVTQKEPGGTATGPAAGKYEQGIDDYKELKTKCPANGTVGGTAYAHCGTNWWSYDTPATIAGKMDYKNQQGLGGTFFWELSGDTSDGELIKSIN, from the coding sequence ATGCTCAGACCGCACACCCCCCGCGCCCGGTTCAAGGCGCTCCTCGCCACCGCCTGTTGCGCCGCACTCGGCGCCGGTCTGCTGGCCGGTGCGGGCAGCGCCGCCGCCGGGCAGGGCAAGGACTCCGCGACAAAGGCCACGAAGGCGACGAAGGCCGCCGCCGGTTCCAAGGTCGTCGGATACTTCACCGAATGGGGTGTCTACGACCGGAACTACCACGTCAAGAACGTCAAGACGTCCGGCTCGGCCGCCAAGCTCACGCACATCAACTACGCCTTCGGCAACGTCCAGGGCGGCAAGTGCGCCATGGGCGACGCCTACGCGGCGACCGACAAGGCGTACACCGCCGACCAGTCGGTGGACGGCGTCGCCGACACCTGGGACCAGGAGCTGCGCGGCAACTTCAACCAGCTGCGCAAGCTGAAGAAGGAGAACCCGAACCTGAAGGTCCTCTGGTCGTTCGGCGGCTGGACCTGGTCGGGCGGGTTCACCGAGGCGGCGAAGAACCCCGAGGCCTTCGCCCAGTCCTGCTACGACCTGGTCGAGAATTCCAAGTGGGCCGATGTCTTCGACGGCATCGACATCGACTGGGAGTACCCCAACGCCTGCGGCCTGACCTGTGACACCAGCGGGCGCGAGGCGTACAAGAACCTGATGTCCGCGGTCCGTTCGAAGTTCGGCAGCGGCAATCTCGTGACCGCGGCGATCCCGGCGGACGCGTCGGACGGCGGCAAGATCGACGCCGCCGACTACGCGGGCGCCGCCCAGTACGTCGACTGGTACAACCCGATGACGTACGACTTCTTCGGCGCCTGGGACGCGCAGGGCCCGACCGCCCCGCACTCGCCGCTCACCTCGTACGGCGGCATACCCAAGGAGTCCTACAACTCCGACGCCACGATCAAGAAGCTGAAGGCGCTCGGCGTTCCGTCCGAGAAGCTGCTTCTCGGGATCGGCTTCTACGGCCGCGGCTGGACGGGCGTCACGCAGAAGGAGCCCGGCGGCACCGCGACCGGACCGGCCGCGGGCAAGTACGAGCAGGGCATCGACGACTACAAGGAACTGAAGACCAAGTGCCCGGCCAACGGCACGGTCGGCGGGACCGCGTACGCGCACTGCGGCACCAACTGGTGGAGCTACGACACCCCGGCGACCATCGCGGGGAAGATGGACTACAAGAACCAGCAGGGCCTCGGCGGCACGTTCTTCTGGGAGCTCAGCGGAGACACGTCCGACGGTGAGTTGATCAAGTCCATCAACTGA
- a CDS encoding acyl-CoA dehydrogenase family protein: protein MPDHAPQPVDRQLPTDEARDLLSLVRDIAQREIAPDAAEQEDAGHFPREVFTLLSESGLLGLPYDSEFGGGDQPYEVYLQVLEELAAARLTVGLGVSVHSLSCHALAGYGTKEQQSEHLPAMLGGGLLGAYCLSEPASGSDAASLRTKAVRDGDDWVLTGTKAWITHGGVADFYTVLARTGGEGARGISAFLVPGDAEGLNAAVPEKKMGMKGSPTAQINFDGVRVSDARRIGEEGQGFAIALSALDSGRLGIAACAVGVAQAALDAALSYATERRQFGRPIADFQGLRFMLADMATQIEAGRALYLAAARLRDAGRPFSKQAAMAKLLCTDAAMKVTTDAVQVLGGYGYTADFPVERFMREAKVLQIVEGTNQIQRMVIARHLAGPDSR, encoded by the coding sequence ATGCCCGACCACGCCCCGCAGCCGGTGGACCGTCAGCTGCCCACGGATGAGGCCAGGGATCTGCTCTCGCTGGTCCGGGACATCGCCCAGCGCGAGATCGCCCCGGACGCGGCCGAGCAAGAGGACGCCGGGCACTTCCCGCGCGAGGTCTTCACCCTGCTTTCCGAGTCCGGACTGCTCGGTCTTCCGTACGACTCGGAATTCGGCGGCGGCGACCAGCCGTACGAGGTCTACCTGCAGGTCCTTGAGGAACTCGCCGCAGCCCGGCTCACCGTCGGCCTCGGCGTCAGCGTCCACTCCCTGTCCTGCCACGCGCTCGCCGGCTACGGCACCAAGGAGCAGCAGAGCGAGCATCTGCCCGCGATGCTCGGCGGCGGACTGCTCGGGGCGTACTGCCTCTCCGAGCCCGCGTCGGGTTCGGACGCGGCGTCCCTGCGGACCAAGGCCGTGCGGGACGGCGACGACTGGGTTCTCACCGGTACGAAGGCGTGGATCACGCACGGCGGGGTCGCCGACTTCTACACCGTCCTTGCCCGCACCGGCGGCGAGGGGGCGCGCGGCATCTCCGCGTTCCTGGTGCCGGGCGACGCCGAGGGCCTGAACGCGGCGGTGCCGGAGAAGAAGATGGGCATGAAGGGCTCGCCCACCGCCCAGATCAACTTCGACGGGGTACGGGTGTCCGATGCCCGCCGCATCGGCGAGGAGGGCCAGGGCTTCGCGATCGCGCTGTCCGCGCTCGACTCGGGGCGGCTCGGCATCGCGGCCTGTGCCGTCGGCGTGGCCCAGGCAGCGCTGGACGCGGCGCTTTCGTACGCCACCGAGCGGCGGCAGTTCGGCCGGCCGATCGCGGACTTCCAAGGCCTTCGGTTCATGCTCGCGGACATGGCGACGCAGATCGAGGCGGGCCGGGCGCTCTATCTCGCCGCCGCCAGGCTGCGCGACGCGGGCAGGCCGTTCTCCAAGCAGGCGGCCATGGCCAAGCTGTTGTGCACGGACGCCGCGATGAAGGTCACGACGGACGCCGTGCAGGTGCTCGGCGGCTATGGCTACACCGCGGACTTCCCGGTGGAGCGCTTCATGCGCGAGGCCAAGGTGCTGCAGATCGTCGAGGGCACCAATCAGATCCAGCGGATGGTCATCGCCCGTCACCTCGCGGGTCCCGACTCGCGCTGA
- a CDS encoding phosphotransferase family protein has product MATAPRPRTTTRDPEELARRLTAWLATRLPGAKATGVRVPESNGMSSETLLFDIEHPEPPLRACALRVAADPAAYTIFPVYDLPRQHRTMRLVAERTDLPVPRVLWLEEDPGPLGAPFFVMERVEGRVPPDVMPYTYEGNWLHAASDAERAHLEEASIGLVARLHDQVPVEEAQFLALPGDGSPLRRHVAAQRAYYAWVVDGLPRSPLIESAFDRLDEMWPDEEGDAVLNWGDARIGNVIYDGFEPAAVLDWEMAALAPREVDLGWLVYLHRFFQDLTVSFGQDGLPDFLRRDRIEERYAQLTGHTPRSMDFHTLYAALRHAIVMLRVAYRQVHFGEAAVPEDPDTLILHHASLAAMVQGSYW; this is encoded by the coding sequence ATGGCCACAGCACCCCGCCCCCGCACCACCACCCGCGACCCCGAGGAGCTGGCCCGCCGCCTCACCGCCTGGCTCGCCACGCGGCTGCCCGGCGCCAAGGCCACCGGCGTGCGGGTCCCCGAGTCCAACGGCATGTCGAGCGAGACCCTGCTCTTCGACATCGAGCACCCCGAACCACCGCTGCGGGCCTGCGCGTTGCGCGTGGCGGCGGACCCGGCCGCGTACACGATCTTCCCGGTCTACGACCTGCCGCGCCAGCACCGCACGATGCGGCTGGTCGCCGAGCGCACCGATCTGCCGGTGCCGCGCGTGCTCTGGCTGGAGGAGGACCCGGGGCCGCTGGGCGCACCCTTCTTCGTCATGGAGCGGGTCGAGGGCCGCGTGCCACCGGACGTCATGCCCTATACGTACGAGGGGAATTGGCTGCACGCGGCGAGCGACGCCGAACGCGCTCACCTGGAGGAGGCGTCGATCGGCCTGGTCGCCCGCCTGCACGACCAAGTGCCGGTCGAGGAGGCCCAGTTCCTCGCGCTGCCGGGCGATGGCAGCCCGCTGCGCCGGCACGTCGCCGCCCAACGCGCCTACTACGCCTGGGTGGTCGACGGTCTGCCGCGCTCACCGCTCATCGAGAGCGCCTTCGACCGGCTCGATGAAATGTGGCCCGACGAAGAGGGCGACGCCGTCCTCAACTGGGGTGACGCGCGCATCGGCAACGTCATCTACGACGGCTTCGAACCCGCGGCCGTCCTCGACTGGGAGATGGCGGCGCTCGCACCCCGCGAGGTCGACCTCGGCTGGCTGGTCTATCTGCACCGCTTCTTCCAGGACCTGACGGTGAGCTTCGGGCAGGACGGTCTGCCGGACTTCCTGCGCCGGGACCGCATCGAGGAGCGCTACGCCCAACTGACCGGCCACACACCGCGGTCCATGGACTTCCACACGCTGTATGCGGCGCTGCGGCACGCCATCGTCATGCTCCGCGTCGCCTACCGCCAGGTGCACTTCGGCGAGGCCGCGGTCCCCGAGGATCCGGACACGCTGATCCTGCACCACGCCAGCCTGGCGGCCATGGTGCAGGGCAGCTACTGGTGA
- a CDS encoding Lrp/AsnC family transcriptional regulator — MEELDRQIVQLLVKDGRMSYTDLGKATGLSTSAVHQRVRRLEQRGVIRGYAAVVDPEAVGLPLTAFISVKPFDPSAPDDIAERLAGVPEIEACHSVAGDENYILKVRVATPLELEHLLSRLRALAGVSTRTTVVLSTPYEARPPQV, encoded by the coding sequence ATGGAGGAGCTGGACCGACAGATCGTGCAGCTGCTCGTCAAGGACGGGCGGATGAGCTACACCGACTTGGGCAAGGCCACGGGCCTGTCCACATCGGCCGTGCACCAGCGGGTACGCCGCCTGGAGCAGCGCGGTGTCATCCGTGGCTACGCCGCGGTCGTGGACCCCGAAGCCGTCGGGCTGCCGCTCACGGCCTTCATCTCGGTGAAGCCCTTCGACCCCAGCGCGCCCGACGACATCGCCGAACGCCTCGCCGGCGTCCCGGAGATCGAGGCGTGCCACAGCGTGGCGGGCGACGAGAACTACATCCTCAAGGTGCGCGTGGCGACGCCCCTGGAGCTGGAACACCTGCTGAGCCGGCTGCGCGCCCTGGCCGGCGTCTCGACGCGGACGACGGTCGTGCTCTCCACCCCCTACGAGGCGCGGCCCCCGCAGGTCTGA